The Antedon mediterranea chromosome 11, ecAntMedi1.1, whole genome shotgun sequence genome window below encodes:
- the LOC140063011 gene encoding uncharacterized protein: MHANVYHHRLKPLDIQDSIDLLTSITVNIDFTANTKETLAELCAGIPLALVIAATLLLDADSYCPKELVDLLDKDRLEAMSKNNYCKEQQVHHVIKSSVDRLRCILKNEYIKLSVIPSSFNADAVAHILELPDNNPALAKQNVLIPLAIRSLVARDVLCDRFDIHDFLREYLSDELSSLPKEQLLSLRNRYCVFLREAAPGYSTSRRRRIV; the protein is encoded by the coding sequence ATGCACGCTAATGTGTATCACCATCGTTTAAAGCCACTGGACATCCAAGACTCCATTGACCTGTTGACGTCTATTACGGTAAACATTGATTTTACAGCTAACACGAAGGAAACACTCGCTGAACTGTGTGCTGGAATCCCACTTGCCTTGGTAATTGCTGCAACTCTCCTCCTAGATGCGGATTCATATTGTCCAAAAGAACTTGTAGATTTGTTGGACAAAGATCGATTAGAGGCCATGAGCAAAAACAACTATTGCAAAGAACAACAAGTTCACCATGTCATCAAATCGTCAGTCGACAGGTTAAGATGTATATTAAAGAATGAGTACATCAAGTTGTCTGTTATCCCGTCGTCATTTAATGCTGACGCGGTAGCACACATTCTTGAATTGCCTGATAACAACCCAGCACTTGCTAAACAAAATGTTCTTATTCCATTAGCAATTCGTTCACTCGTTGCCAGGGACGTCTTGTGTGATCGTTTTGATATCCATGATTTCTTGCGTGAATATTTATCAGATGAATTGTCTTCGCTTCCAAAAGAGCAGCTACTTAGTCTTCGAAATcgttattgtgtttttttacgGGAAGCTGCTCCTGGCTATAGCACCAGTCGTCGAAGAAGAATCGTGTAA
- the LOC140061966 gene encoding cilia- and flagella-associated protein 161-like encodes MSVRTYNPSVRVGNWSEDICLEEDTLKDHLEKRERGELLIQKSSRLSETILKPVELSVTSDGLLHFGDVVMVMNEAPRLQVATSFGDMPQTSSALSVNMAESKIHEALNFEGNCSVSASKLLQPCARNAFVISQVKGANIPTGSPLVYNQHFYLRTLPGVGGDLIMKSDIATFQSSAKKSRKQLLEFSEDDSSYIGEWRILCFNPQLRMETEGLPVQANQKIIFNHCKTNQDLCVISNKIVRTAFGVDYEAVAYTDLDSHKAEKPNNHWIMVTGSPSEPRTPAQILKVGETQ; translated from the exons ATGAGTGTAAGAACATATAATCCGTCGGTAAGAGTGGGAAACTGGAGTGAAGACATATGTCTTGAAGAG gatACACTGAAGGATCATTTAGAAAAGAGAGAACGAGGCGAACTGCTTATCCAGAAATCCTCCAGACTGTCAGAAACTATATTGAAACCA GTTGAACTATCAGTAACTTCTGATGGATTACTACATTTTGGCGATGTTGTCATGGTAATGAATGAAGCGCCACGCTTACAGGTTGCCACAAGCTTTGGCGACATGCCGCAAACCTCAAGTGCATTATCTGTAAACATGGCAGAGAGTAAAATACACGAAGCATTAAATTTTGAGGGTAATTGCAGCGTATCTGCCTCAAAGCTCTTACAACCATGCGCACGAAATGCCTTTGTTATTTCACAAGT AAAAGGCGCCAATATTCCAACAGGATCACCATTAGTGTATAATCAACATTTCTATTTACGTACATTACCAGGAGTTGGTGGTGAT ttgATTATGAAGAGTGATATTGCAACATTCCAGTCGTCTGCTAAGAAATCTCGTAAGCAATTGCTGGAGTTTAGTGAAGATGATTCCTCGTACATAGGAGAATGGAGGATTCTTTGCTTTAACCCACAATTAAGAATGGAGACCGAGGGTTTACCAGTACag GCAAATCAAAAGATAATTTTCAATCATTGTAAGACAAATCAAGATCTTTGTgtcatttcaaataaaattgttaG AACTGCCTTTGGAGTAGACTACGAAGCAGTGGCATACACTGACCTTGATTCACATAAAGCGGAAAAACCCAATAACCATTGGATTATGGTAACTGGTTCACCCAGTGAGCCGAGGACACCAGCTCAAATCCTGAAAGTCGGTGAAACACAGTAG